One Chiloscyllium punctatum isolate Juve2018m chromosome 19, sChiPun1.3, whole genome shotgun sequence genomic window carries:
- the nufip2 gene encoding FMR1-interacting protein NUFIP2, translating to MDEKCGREQPSAPAPLTNGDAQQQQAAGNLITKVSDVSDGQKTKKKKKKTGFEELNGDAGSEDEVEFAASQETEVVNLISSSATNGRKQFLDTNFNPRHTTKTITYNRVGNKTKSYNHKNSMDKKNDKVFDNKSRDSRSIEKKEALSFLNGVITSSSGYITNGFSVKNSADNDGSGSESGYTTPKKRKGRRNSDKSIDNLNLFQDKIMQHEGNPSPPKLDLENAKLEVSEQKTNRLENAKPSGRYELTAVSPVTARAKMGAGETQRKNSDGKPSGGKKFEDRPKSKAASVTSKEDSWTLFKPPPVFPVDNSSAKIVPKISYASKVKENLNKSPSNQSLAVDTQAQASGRLSQVPMSAVKAVTSSSFSNGLASGVTDGHIAVSGVQTVTAANTVVPASSGSETSVSPDGSDPMAMEQRKQGLFFYPSNMQSVLPSTKPVELPSQTTQQNLGDIFQNQWGLSFINEPSAGPELATARSVDNPPLEVTFQAECAASLVSQGAELLSTGSEIPVFPKAYELDKRTSPQVLSSVMKTATVAAGVSAEGMSLPMEPHVNDLQKMAATSQSAIVFVPKDFGSETPQQASSTNALVPSAKENPRYHRGFDRKDSFGSFDLKSAVMYHTKEMDSIWNLHKQDPSRVVTYDESMDRPDQ from the exons GTTTTGAAGAATTAAATGGTGATGCTGGATCAGAAGACGAGGTTGAATTTGCAGCAAGCCAGGAAACCGAAGTAGTAAATTTGATTTCTTCCAGCGCAACTAATGGCAGGAAGCAATTTTTAGACACTAATTTCAACCCCAGGCACACAACAAAAACTATCACCTATAACCGAGTGGGTAATAAAACAAAGAGTTATAATCACAAAAACAGTATGGACAAAAAAAATGACAAAGTCTTTGATAATAAATCTAGGGATAGCAGATCAATTGAAAAGAAGGAGGCATTGTCATTTCTCAATGGTGTTATAACTAGCAGCTCTGGGTACATTACAAATGGATTTTCTGTCAAGAATTCAGCCGACAATGATGGTAGTGGATCTGAGAGTGGTTACACCACACCGAAGAAACGTAAAGGCAGGAGGAATAGTGACAAAAGTATTGATAACTTAAATTTATTTCAAGACAAAATCATGCAGCACGAGGGGAACCCAAGTCCTCCAAAATTGGATCTTGAGAATGCCAAACTTGAGGTATCTGAGCAAAAGACAAATCGTCTAGAAAATGCTAAGCCCAGTGGAAGGTATGAACTCACAGCAGTTAGTCCAGTCACAGCTCGAGCGAAGATGGGAGCTGGTGAAACCCAACGGAAGAACTCTGATGGAAAACCTAGTGGTGGTAAAAAGTTTGAAGACCGGCCTAAATCAAAGGCAGCATCTGTAACTTCAAAGGAAGACTCTTGGACACTATTTaaaccacctccagtcttccCAGTGGACAACAGTAGTGCAAAAATTGTTCCCAAGATTAGTTATGCAAGTAAAGTTAAAGAGAACCTCAACAAATCACCCTCAAATCAGTCATTGGCTGTGGACACTCAGGCACAAGCTTCAGGTCGTTTGTCACAGGTTCCTATGTCTGCTGTGAAAGCTGTCACCTCATCTAGCTTCTCTAACGGTTTGGCTTCAGGAGTGACTGATGGGCATATTGCTGTTTCAGGAGTCCAGACAGTTACTGCTGCTAATACTGTAGTGCCTGCCTCCTCTGGGAGTGAGACTTCTGTGTCCCCTGATGGCTCAGACCCAATGGCCATGGAACAAAGAAAGCAGGGTCTCTTTTTCTACCCTTCAAATATGCAATCTGTGCTTCCTAGCACGAAGCCAGTTGAACTGCCATCACAGACAACTCAACAAAACCTGGGGGATATTTTCCAGAACCAATGGGGATTATCTTTTATaaatgagccaagtgctggcccTGAGTTAGCCACTGCAAGATCTGTGGACAACCCACCTCTGGAGGTGACGTTTCAAGCTGAATGTGCTGCCTCTTTGGTTTCACAGGGTGCTGAACTGCTTTCAACAGGATCTGAAATTCCTGTGTTTCCAAAGGCTTATGAATTAGACAAACGGACTAGCCCTCAAGTTCTCAGCAGTGTCATGAAGACTGCCACAGTGGCTGCTGGTGTTTCTGCTGAGGGCATGTCCTTGCCTATGGAACCACATGTTAATGACCTGCAAAAGATGGCTGCTACAAGCCAAAGTGCAATAGTTTTTGTCCCAAAAGACTTTGGGAGTGAAACACCACAACAAGCCTCTTCTACCAATGCTTTGGTGCCGTCAGCCAAAGAAAACCCAAGGTACCACAGAGGCTTTGACAGAAAGGACAGCTTTGGGTCATTTGACTTGAAATCTGCTGTTATGTATCACACTAAAG AAATGGACTCTATATGGAACCTGCATAAACAAG ATCCCTCTAGAGTAGTTACCTATGATGAATCTATGGATCGTCCTGATCAATGA